The Microlunatus antarcticus DNA segment CGTGTTCGTGGCGCCGCACACGGCGCGCGAGAGCTTCGGCATCGTCCTGCTGGAGGCGATGGCCTCCGGCGTCCCGGTGGTGGCCTCGGACCTCCCGCCCTTCGTCGACCTGCTCGGCGGGGCGGCCGACCCGGCGGGGCAGGTCTTCCGGCGCGGCGACCCCGCGGGTCTCGCGGCGGCCGTCACCGCCGCCCTGGCCGAGGGCCGCGGGTCCCGCACGGAGCGGGCGCGGGCCCTGGCGCAGCGCTACGACTGGTCGGTCGTGGGGCCCGAGGTGCTCGGCGTCTACGCCGACGTGCTCACCGAACGTTCCGCGGAGGGGGCCTCGTGACGGTGACGAAGCCGGCTCCGCACCGTGCCGTGGACGCGAGCATGGACCTGCTCAACCAGATCCTGCGCGAGCCGGTCGACCCCGACTACGCCCGGGTGGCCGCCCGGCGACCCCCCGGTACGCGGCGGCCGCGGTCGCACTGGTGGCTGGCGCTCGTGCTCGTGCTGGCCGGGACGCTCTTCGCGATCGGCGCGCTGCAGACCAACCGCGCCCGGCCGGTGCAGGAGACCGAGCGGGCCGAGCTCGTCGAACGGATCCAGGCCGCCGAGGTGGACCAGGACGCGCTGCGGGGCCAGGTCGAGGAGCTCGACGGCCAGATCGACCGGCTGCGGACGAGCGCGTTGGGCAGCGACGGCACGAGCAAGGCGCTGGAGGCGCAGATCGACCGGCTCGGCCCGGCCGTCGGCCTGGCCGCGGTCACCGGCCCCGGCGTCGTGGTCGTGGTCGACGACGCCCCGACGACCAGCGGCGACGCCCGGGACCAGGTGCTCGACCTCGACCTGCAGGTCCTCGCCAACGGGCTCTGGGCCTCGGGGGCGGAGGCCGTCTCGATCAACGGCCACCGCTTGTCGGCGCTGACGGCGATCCGGGGCGCCGGGGACGCGATCACCGTCGACTACCGCTCGCTCACGCGCCCGTACCGGATCGAGGCCGTCGGCGACCCGCGTACGCTGCAGGCCCGGCTCGCCGAGTCGGCCGCCGGCGCCTGGTGGAACGACCTCGCCCAGAACCGCGACATGACCTACCAGACCTCCGACGCCTCCCGGCTCGTGCTCGACTCCGACCCCGGGATCACGCTGCGCTACGCCAAGGTGGTGGACCGGTGATCCCGCTCGTCGGCCTCGTCGTCGGCATCGTGCTCGGTCTGCTGCTGCAGCCGACGCTGCCGCTCGGCCTGCAGCCCTATCTCCCGATCGCCATCGTCGCGGCGCTCGACGCGCTCTTCGGCGCATTCCGCGCCTACCTCGAGGGCACGTTCACCGACCGGGTGTTCGTGGTCTCGTTCATCTCCAACGTCTTGATCGCCGCGCTCATCGTGTGGGTCGGGGACCAGATCGGCGTCGGGTCTCAGCTGTCCACCGGCGTCGTCGTCGTCCTGGGCATCCGCATCTTCACCAACGTCGCCGCGATCCGGCGGGTGCTGTTCCATGCGTGAACGCCGTCCGCCCGGGCGTCGCGTCGGCTCGCGACGGCTCGCCGCGCTGGCCCGCAGCCGCGACCGGATCGCGGGCGACGAGCCGGACCGTTCCGGGACGGACCCCTCCAGAGCGGGGGACCGGGACGACGCGGCCGGTCCGCGCCCGGGCGTGTGGCGTCGGATCGGGCGAGCCGCCCTGCGCCCCGGCCGGAGCCAGGTGGCCGCGGCCGTCGTGCTCTGCCTGCTCGGCATGGCCGGCGTCGTGCAGATCCGCGCGAACGACGCGGGCGACACCTACAGCAACGCCCGCCGCGAGGACCTCGTCCAGATCCTCGACGGGCTCGGGGTGGAGTCGCGTCGGCTCGAGTCGGAGGTGGCCGAGCTCCAGGGCACCAAGGCCCGGCTCGAGTCCGGCGCCGACAGCCAGCGGGTGGCCCGCGACGACGCCCAGCAGCGGGTGGACGAGCTGGCCATCCTGGCCGGCACCGCCCCGGCGCGCGGCTCGGGCATCCGCATGCGGATCAGCG contains these protein-coding regions:
- a CDS encoding small basic family protein, with the translated sequence MIPLVGLVVGIVLGLLLQPTLPLGLQPYLPIAIVAALDALFGAFRAYLEGTFTDRVFVVSFISNVLIAALIVWVGDQIGVGSQLSTGVVVVLGIRIFTNVAAIRRVLFHA
- a CDS encoding DUF881 domain-containing protein; translation: MTVTKPAPHRAVDASMDLLNQILREPVDPDYARVAARRPPGTRRPRSHWWLALVLVLAGTLFAIGALQTNRARPVQETERAELVERIQAAEVDQDALRGQVEELDGQIDRLRTSALGSDGTSKALEAQIDRLGPAVGLAAVTGPGVVVVVDDAPTTSGDARDQVLDLDLQVLANGLWASGAEAVSINGHRLSALTAIRGAGDAITVDYRSLTRPYRIEAVGDPRTLQARLAESAAGAWWNDLAQNRDMTYQTSDASRLVLDSDPGITLRYAKVVDR
- a CDS encoding DUF881 domain-containing protein; protein product: MRERRPPGRRVGSRRLAALARSRDRIAGDEPDRSGTDPSRAGDRDDAAGPRPGVWRRIGRAALRPGRSQVAAAVVLCLLGMAGVVQIRANDAGDTYSNARREDLVQILDGLGVESRRLESEVAELQGTKARLESGADSQRVARDDAQQRVDELAILAGTAPARGSGIRMRISDPQGKVGADVVLDAVEEMRDAGAEVIDVNGQARVVASTWFGDDGSTLVVDGISVTRPLTISVIGDPHSLEEAARFRGGIVSEITGPKIGGDVQIDQSDDVVVTSLHAPPASQYARPASSGPTPR